Genomic DNA from Erythrobacter aureus:
CGATCGCACCCGCGGCCGACGCGGTCATCAGCGAGATCACGGCCACCGGCCCCACCGCCAGCGTGCGGCTGGTCCCGAACACGGCATAAAGCACCAGCGGCAGGATCGAGGCATAGAGCCCCACCACCGGCGGCAGGCCCGCCAGCAGCGCATAGGCCAGGCTTTGCGGGATCAGCATGATGGTGACGATCACGGCCGCCATCAGATCGTCCGTCAGGACGTTCCGGTTGTATGTCCGGCCCCATTCGAGGATCGGCAGGTAGCGCGAAAACACCGGAAGCGTCCTTTCCTACTGCGCGATCATATTGCCGGGACCGGCAAGCCATTCGCGCCCCTTGAGCATGCCGTTCCAATAGATCCAGGGCAGTGCATCGGCCTTGAGCATCCAGGACAGGCGCTGCGCCTTGGTTCCATCGATCAGCCAGGTCGGGAAGCTTGGGGCAAGCTTGCCGCCATAGGCGAATTCGGCGAGGACGATTTTCCCGCGCTCGACCGTCAGCGGGCAGGATCCATAGCCATCATATCCCGCCTTCGGCCCCCGCCCGGCAAGCTGTTGCAGCACATTCACCGCGACGACCGGCGCCTGTTTTCGCGCCGCTGCCGCCGTTTTGGCATTGGGCATCGATCCACCATCGCCAAGTCCGAAGACATTGTCGTAGCGGTTATGGCGCAAGGTATGCTGATCGACGTCGGTAAAGCCGCTTTCGGCCGCCAGGGGGCTGTCGGCAAGGAACTGGGGCGCAACCTGTGGCGGAACGACATGAAGCATATCGAAATCGCGAGTCACCTCGCCGTCTTCGGTCTTGAAAACGGCCTGCTGCGCCGGGCCGTCGACGGACACCAGATTGTGGCCCAGCCGGAGCCCGATATCGTATTTCTCGACATAGCTCATCAGCGCGGGAACATAATCGGGAACGCCGAACAGCACCCCGCCCGCATTGCAGAATTCGACATCGATCCGGTCGAGCATGCCTTCACGGCGCCAATGGTCGCAGGATAGATACATCGCCTTCTGCGGCGCACCGGCGCATTTGATCGGCATGGGTGGCTGCGTGAAGATGGCCCGGCCCGAGGTGATGCTCTGAACCAGTTCCCACGTATAGGGAGCCAGATCGTACCGGTAGTTGGAGGTGACGCCGTTCTTGCCCAGCGTGTCCTCGAGACCGGAAATCTTCTCCCAAGCCAGCCGGATACCTGGGGCGACGACAAGGACCTCGTAGCGCAGGGTGGAGCCGTCCTCGAGCGTCACCTGATTATCGTCCGGCTGGAAGGATTTGGCCGCCGCCCTGATCCATTCGACGCCGCGCGGCATCACGCTGGCCATCGGTCGCCGCGTGACTTCGGGTTCGAAGATCCCGCCGCCAACCATCGTCCAGCCCGGTTGATAGGCATGGGTATCGGCCGGCTCGACAATCGCGATGTCGAGACCG
This window encodes:
- a CDS encoding NAD(P)/FAD-dependent oxidoreductase — protein: MIGGGAAGIATAASLLKRRPGLDIAIVEPADTHAYQPGWTMVGGGIFEPEVTRRPMASVMPRGVEWIRAAAKSFQPDDNQVTLEDGSTLRYEVLVVAPGIRLAWEKISGLEDTLGKNGVTSNYRYDLAPYTWELVQSITSGRAIFTQPPMPIKCAGAPQKAMYLSCDHWRREGMLDRIDVEFCNAGGVLFGVPDYVPALMSYVEKYDIGLRLGHNLVSVDGPAQQAVFKTEDGEVTRDFDMLHVVPPQVAPQFLADSPLAAESGFTDVDQHTLRHNRYDNVFGLGDGGSMPNAKTAAAARKQAPVVAVNVLQQLAGRGPKAGYDGYGSCPLTVERGKIVLAEFAYGGKLAPSFPTWLIDGTKAQRLSWMLKADALPWIYWNGMLKGREWLAGPGNMIAQ